Sequence from the Phragmites australis chromosome 11, lpPhrAust1.1, whole genome shotgun sequence genome:
CACCATCATGGCAACGAATATAGCAGAGGCGTTCAACAGTGTCCTAAAGGGTATACAGGGCCAcccattgtgtgccatcattgagcttaCATTCTATAGAACGGCAGACTACTTTCGAGACAGTGGTATAGCTGCTATGGAGTGCAGCACGTAGTACGCAgataaggtggaggaaatcatatccagaaggagaaACAATGCACACTTTTATTggactaggatctacgacctgATCAACAATGAACTTGAGATCATGTGCCGCCGTAGGTATACTTCAGGGTATAGCATGGGGGTCGCTGTGCAACAATATCAAATTGGatctcacgaggtgaagtgcacatgcaataagtcGAAACTGCATCTATCTCGTGCTCCTATGTCTTCGctgcttgcagggacatggccGACAACGATGGATCATGGTATGTATCATCGTATTTTACggtcgatgcattgaggagcacatgactTCCAAAGATGAGTTCCTTCAACATTGGAAGCAGCTACAATCGATCGAGGAgactaagtgggtaccttatccccgaaCACGACGCACAGATCCTAGAAGGTCTAGAGCCATGAGGCTGTAAGGTGATATGGATGCAGTAGATGCTGTTGACTGCTTACGCAAGTGCAAAATTTGTAAACAACCTGGTCATGATAGGAGGACGTGCTCGACCTGATAGTAAACTATCAGGCCATGATCGAAATGTATTGTATTAGAGTTATTGCAATTTAGTTTGTATTATGAAGTTAATCGTAGACATgatttgtattctaaattgttagTCACTTATTAGTTgtactacctattttgtaatatatcgtaatggtactggcatcacatatatgttcatgtaaTATATTGTATGGTACTGGTATCATTATTATTCACGTAATAGCTGTTGTCTtatgttgtatttttttattgaagcATGAATCTTAAAATCATTTTCATGGCTCACGGTAGTCTTCTCGAGCCTCTTCAGCTGCGGTACGACGTGAAtcataggggaaggatgattttcacagggcaacaggtacaacgattatatgtgcttttgaaTTTCCACGATACTTTGTTACTTACTCAGTACATATATTAGATATCTTAGCAATTGGTTCAGTTACGTGCGAGGAGTGTGTAcatgattaaggagttagacccatGGCAGACTACTACCATTCGCTCTCATGATAGTCGGAGCTCCTATGGCGGGCATGTAAgatctaggataccgactagagagGGTGGATAgacggttttaaaactaattgataAGCGATCGACCAAACTTGtggaaataaactaaagatcactagagcaatatgaaaacaaactaaagatcacttgAGAAttttcaaggtttgcaatcctagggtgacatgtaacaatttatattctaaaaagataaattgcataaagtaaattgcattaaagtaaatagctcaaaaGATGACACACAAAATTTATCTCGTGTTATCGATGATTTGCCAATCACCCTTAATCCACTTTGAGATGAGTTCAAacttctaaccgcttctctatcaagtatccaattctcacacgagaaaTGGCTCATACTAAGAAACTTAATTTTAAGCCGGCATAGAATAAGAACTACTCAGTACATCGAtttcactagagtagcactttgcCTCTCCGGGAATGTGTGCTTAAAGCCTATCACAATCACCAtcatggctccttcacaatcctctttgaagggctcaacagcGCAACAACCTTTAAGtcatctaggaggcggcaacctacatgagtaacaagtcgatgacacttgcttgaaggatcactagtgccctaatgctcaaactcttcaaagttatgcactagatgctctcacatgCTCAAAAATAtaaccactaagccaagagagggagaggagaaaggcaaaagatcaaatGAGTTGTGGTGAAGTGCTAGCTCCCTCCCTTGAACCAGCCAAGTGACTATATATAGGCCACACTCCAAAATGGGGACCGTTTCTATTAATTTGACACTTCTGCGACACTAGCGATTAGACCACAGGTCAACTGACGGTTAGATCGCCATCCGTTCAACGATTATAAAGTTGTGATGATTACTTCTGACATAGCATGGCAGCCAGACCGCCAACCCTCTCGGTCAGACCACGAGCAAGGAATAGAGTACCAAAACTCTCTATTCCTGGACGATCAGACCAGCCATGcccggtggtcagaccgccagtcGGAGCAGAGGGTCTAAACCCCTCTATTCCTTGGGGGTCAGACCGGGCCGAGCCACGGTCAGACCAGGACTAAAGTCCGAACATATCTCAAAACTCCAAGCAGTCTAGGAggtggcaacctccaagagtaacaagtcgacGACACttacttgaaggatcactattgccccaatgctcaaactcttcaaagttttGCACTAGaagctctcacactctcaaaaatacaaccactaagccaagagacagagagagaggagaaaggcaagaactcaaatgagTTGTAGTGAAGTGCTAGCTCCCTACCTTGAACCAGCCAAGCAACTATATATAGGCCACACTTCAAAATATGATCGATTCTATTGATTTGACACTTCTACGACATTGGCGGTTAGATCGTAGGCCAACTGGCGGCCAAACCACCAGCCGTCCAATGGCTATAAAGTTGTGATGATTACTTCTGACACAGGCTGGCAATTAGACCACCAACCCTCTCGGTTAGACCGTGAGCAAGGAATAGAGTACCAAAACTCCTTATTccgggcggtcagaccggccacacctggcggtcagaccgccagccagAGCATAGGGTCTGAACCCCTCTGTTTCTTAGCGATCTAACCAGGCCACGCCACGGTCAGATTGGGACTAAGGTACAAACAAATCTCAAATATGATTATACAGTGGTCAGACCGGCACCCTTCGATCATACCGCaacacttgaaacttgaacagAACAGCATTTTCTAtacagtggtcagaccgccacaacTCAAAAATACTAAAAGGTCGTCTTTCTTTGGTATCTCTCAAATGAAATTTTCCACTCTATATAAaatacaagtttgagcaattgtggcACTTTAGATATATCAAGTAAATACACATCAACCCATCTTAATAGTACgtcacttatcctatcaatctggtaaattttcttctctaatctcctttgaccggcaaaagaaaataccctgtaattatacatttgccttgagctagccattttcatatttttcacaCATGCTTCATCTAGCTTTGCAACAcctttgtgactaacatttttataactcaaataaacatattaatCCATAAATTTCTTATTGTCATTGCTTCAGGGAggtggcaggacacctctcccgccGATTTAGACATCACTGCTCATAGGTCTCATCAACCGGTGATATTCTGAGacacacacgttccactttttttttgtgagatggtcgtaacattgagggacgtgcTCATGCTGACCGAGCTGCCGATCAGGGGCGCCCTGTTAGTAGTTTCACAACCAGCAAAGGAGCGATGAAAGCGTTACATTCATGGCagataattatttgttatgtaatacaTTTCATATGTTCTAGTGCTATTCATGCTTCATTGACCCTCTGCATCTtttaggtttggtgtgcaatatgacatgaaggatgttggcaTCTCCATGTCTTGAATTCATAGGCTGTCACAGTTCGATCTATGCCCACTAGATGCGGATGAGACTATAGTTATGCAACATTATAAGGTGTACTTATACATCCTGCTGGGAGGCATCATATTCTGTACCACGGTAGATGATTATGTCCccctcatattgtatggttagcaggTCAGCTTGCGTTACGTCCTTATGAGCCGACAtattacagttggggatctgttATGCTGACTGTTACATACAagctgagatggagtcagcagcaagactaTGGTAAATACTCTCGGGTGATCAGTTATTTGGACGTCCTCAATGCCGATATCGTGGAGTGAGATCCATGGCATGGCATGAGTAGCCAAAATTGCGACTATAGGGAGCATGTCTATCACGTCCCAAAAttttaatcacatgattaagcattcataatcattATGGCATTATGTTTATGAGTATTTGtttgataacttgagtttaaaTATGTTTCAAAAATACTTGGAGGTAGTTTAGAGCCTTTAGAAAATCCCTAAATGCCttagagatgaagaagaatagaaaggGGAAATAGAATCAAGTTTTCTGCACAAAATTGCTCTTTTGGTCTGACTGAGATTACctatggtctgaccaccaggggCAGCCACGTAGCCTTACCACGTAGGCTTCCCGCGATCTGACCGACCCTTCCCTCAGTCTAACCTCCGCACCTCAGAGGCTTCACTTAAGTAAATCGGCCAagtctctcacactctcactccttcaaccacaccaagagagatggagagatcacCTCGATGTCTACGATGACCGGAGATCGACAGAGGGAATTTCCTCGAGCTCCCCGAAGACTTCCTAGAGCTCATCACCTTCATCCTCTTCGTTGGAGGAGTTTCTATGCGTATTTCTTCCACCTCAAACCACAAACCACCCaggagcccgatctccaaatcagaGCTTTCAcagagtgatcccctccaataAAAGGCTTCCCTACGCTAAGCTGAGATGTCTCCTACCATTTTTTCATTGTTTACAAGCTCTAATCTATCCCTATTCCATTTAGACTTAAGCTTAACTCCAACCTAAGGcttatccatggggtattttgagtttagctcagtgaatgttatccaaatcactttagaatcACTCCACTAGTTCCACAGAGCATTTTAGTACCCTTCGTGATCGAATGTTTCACCGGAGCCTTCACCGATGGCCTCGCAAAGTGGAGCCAGCAGGGTCACGTGGTCAAACCGCCATCAGggatggtctgaccgccagatgaCGGTCTGATCGCCGACATACCGTCAGACTGACCGCTAGACACCAAAACCTTCTATAGGCCGACGGTTAGACCACCACCTCTACGTCGGTTTGACCACCAGCCATTCAAGTTtatatgtacttaggttaccttgccCGAGGTTTCAAACTTCAGAACCTAATCAGTTGGCGGTCTTTTgtaaatgtttttgaaacacgacACTCTATTGCTATCCAATTATGCATCATTTGCATGATTTTTTATTGTTAATTTGTTTATTCAATgtattcttgattcgtttagaaaGCATTAAGACTGAAGCATCAGCACCGTAAGTTTTCTGCAGCTCTCTTGCACGTTCGATTGGTTGCCGATCATATCGGAGTTCGTTTGGATGCGGGACAATTTTGGGCAGTTATTTATGGGCTCTCAAGGCTCGGCAGCCCAGCATTTTGTTTGGGCTTTCACATGCCGAACGCGTCATCCTTGCCCTGCCGATGTCGCTGCAGCAACAATGCCGTCAGGTTCTCGCGGTCCATGCTGCCGCCATTTTGTATCAAACGAGTAACTGTTGGAGAAATGCAAGGGCGCCAGAGGATCGATCGGTGTCCATTCTTAGCCAGCTATGGCGTCCTCTCCTTTTGCAAAGAGGAATGCCGAAACCTCGGGAGCTCGGCCCAACAGCGTAGGAGCAAGCAAGAATTCAGGATCGATCAATTCATGGAGCAGCTGCGTCAGGTGGGCGAGGCCCTCGGCGGCATCCACGCGCTCATGGCCTTCAGCGACGACCTCCGCATCAACCCGCGCCAGTgccgcctcctcgccgacgCCTGCGCGCTCGCCTTcgctgccgtcgccgccgaggtcCGCGCCCACCTCCGCTTCGACGAGCGCATGACAAAGTGGAAGCCCCTCGAGAGCCCACTCCGCGAGCTCCACCGCGCCGTGCGCGACGCCGAGGGCTACGTCCGGCACTGCCTCGAGCCGCGGGACTGGTGggcgcgcgccgccgcggccacccACGGCGCCGAGTGCGTCGAGCAGCACCTGCACAACTTGCTCTGGTGCGTCGCCGTCGTGCTCGAGGCCGTTGAGGTTGCCTCAGAGGTCACGGGATCCGACCCAGACGAACTCGCACGGAGGCGGCTGCTGTTCGCCAAGGACTACGACAGGGATATGCTCGAGCCCAGACTCTTCCAGCAGAAGCTTGGCGGGAGGTACCTGGCCACGCATGAGCTCGACGCCAGGATGGACATGGCGTGGAAGGAGGACAGGTGGCTGCTGTCCCAGCTGCTCGAGGAAAGGAAGAGTCTGGCGTCGCCGGAGCCGTTGACGCGGCACGAGCACCGGCTCGCCGACCTCCTGGCGGCGCCTCGGGGGAAGGTGCACGCGGCGTCGGTGCTCCTGCAGGGCGACTTCCACGTGCGGAGGCGCCTCGTGGGGAACCTCAAGGAGGTGCAGTGGATGGGTGAGGCCTTCGCGGTGAAGCATTTCGTcggcgccgacgccgacgccgtggGCTCCGAGGTCACGCTGCTCACGTCCGTGGCGCACCCGAACGTCGCGCACTGCCGTTACTGCTTCCACGACGAGGACAAAAGGGAGTTCTTCCTCGTCATGGACCAGCTCATGACCAAGGACCTCGGCAGCTACGTCAAGGAGGTGAACAGCGCCAAGCGCCGGATACCGTTCCCGCTCATCGTCGCCGTCGACGTCATGCTCCAGATAGCACGCGGCATGGAATACCTGCACTCCAAGAAGATCTACCACGGGGAGCTAATCCCATCGAACGTGCTCGTCAAGACGCGGCACGCCGACGCGCACCTGCACGTCAAGGTCGCCGGGTTCGGCCAATCCAAAGTGACGGCGACCAGCCCCAGGCCCAGCCCGAGGGCATCggcaaatgcaaatgcaaataaCGCCAATGTCAACCCTTGCATCTGGTACGCGCCGGAGGTGCTCGAGCAGGAGGGCTCCGGGCAGCCTTCGGCCAAGTGCACGGAGAAGGCCGACGTTTACAGCTTCGCGATGATCTGCTTCGAGCTCCTGACCGGCAAGATCCCGTTCGAGGACAACCACCTTCAGGGCGAGCACATGGGCAAGAACATTCTCGCCGGCGAGAGGCCTCTGTTCCCGTTCCAGTCGCCCAAGTACCTCACCAGCCTCACCAAGCGGTGCTGGCACGCCGACCCGGCGCAGCGGCCAGCGTTCGCGTCCATCTGCCGCGTCCTCCGCTACGTCAAGCGGTTCCTTGTCATGAACCCGGCGGACCAGGGCCAGCCCAACGCGCCGGCACCGACGCCGCCGTTCGATTACCTCGACATCGAGGCGAACCTGCTGAGGAGGTTCCCGGCATGGCAGGGGAATGCGGCGCCGCGCGTCTCCGACGTGCCGTTCCAGATGTACGCGTACAGGGTCATGGAGAAGGAGAAGACAAGGGCGATCCTGCAGATCAACAGAGACAAGGCCTCGGACTCCAGCAGCGACGGCAACTCGCTGTGTGGAGACGACAGTGGCATTGGGTTCGGGACGATGTCGCCGGATGCCGACGCGCTGTCGGTATCGAGCCGAAGCACGACGCGGTCGCTGCCGGACCGGACCAGCAGCAGGAAGGCGTCGCCTGGGAAGCTGGATGGCAAGGTCACCTCCAGGCTAGCAGGCAAGCTTCCTGTCCATGTTGCTCCTTCACTCCATTTCCATGGTTGACCTACTGTGTAGGATGATGCTATGGAAACGGTGCTGCAGGGCCGCCGCAGAAGTCGAAGTCGATGGGCGTGGTGAGGCCGCCGCAAATCGCCAGGCGAACGCCGAGGATAAAGTCCGACGGCCATCTGAATTCTGCCGTGGTTCCTCCATCGCGGCGGCGCATGTCCAGCGGGGGGCATGCTTCAGACTCCGAAGTAGCCTAGGATTGAGAATGCATTTGGGTTGTATTTCCATGaacttatttattattattagacCATTGCTTGTGACAATTGCTTTACAAATATCAGAACAAGTTTGAAAATAGAAGTACAGCACGTCCGGAAAGTGTGGCATTTCTCCGGTCAAGTAATGTAAAGAATTAATCAGACTAATGTTCTACGAGTCGTAAACAAGCGACAGACGAGAAACAGGAATGCAAGAAAATGCATATGCATAGACAACATCGACCAGTCACCACAATAACCAAACATTTGAATTGACACATCGAATAGAATCACTTTTGTCATATAAGCAAACCAAACGCTTGAAAGTAAAGTGAGACAGAAAATCATTAGAATCAACTATTAGCAGCACACAATACTGCTTTAAGTTCAATATCGATACATCAACATCGAGTAAGGCAACAATTTATCCTGAAGCCAGTAGTAGGATATATCAATTTAGGATATGACTTTATGAGTAAGGCAAATGCTTAAAGCTTTACAGCCAACTTATTATTTCCCCATGATCCAGCAACAATTTAGGACCTGAAGCCAGTAGTAGGATATATCAACCTGTGCTGAGAGGGCCTCCTTATGCTGAATGGAGCCGCAGTCATATCCTTCTACTCGCCCTGCCTACAAAAACAGAACTCAACACCTACAAAAATAGCAGTTGATAACGGCCAGCACTAACACCAACTCAGTCTGATATCCTCATCTCTACTCCTAGCACATCCTTCACAACTTCATAAGTGACAAATGCAATGGCAATCGAGGGCACCACCTGAAACACAACGCACGGGCAGAATTTTAGAAACAACAAACAACGTTCAACAATTTAGCTTATAGAAATTAGAACTTTTCATTAGAAAGATTACCTTCACTGAATTTGGCACAAGACCCTTGTACAGAGCACCGAAGCCTTCATGACGAACAGTTTTCCTGAATGCATCAATCATGCCATTGTACTGGAGTGCCTCTTTGCTTTGTCCAGTAATAATAGAATCAGCATGGTTCCAACCAACCATCTGCATTCTTCTCCTGATGACATCAAGAGGATACGCAACAGTCTGGCCAATAGTTCCAGCCACAGCTCCGCAACCAAGCCTCGTAACTACATGCAACTCGTTGTCATTTGCAAGTCCAAATAGATTTGTCTGGAGTATCCAGTCCTTAAGGGACTCGTATACAGCAAAGTTGAGGCCAACATACGGAACCTGCATGAAGATGACAAAGCATAAAGTGGTAAGCGCTCATCAGCAAGGTGCAAGGCACAAGAGTATAAAGTGATAAGCTAGTTACAAGAAACCTACTACTCCGATCACAGATGGAAGCCAGCCTCTGTACAAAGCACGGAAGCCTTCTTCACGGTAGACTGTACCCAGTGCATGAAACATACCACGGTACTGGTAGGGAGACTTGTCTGTCTGCATATGTGAGTTCAGAGTCAACAAAAAAGCAAACGAAATGAAATATAAGTTCATAGCAGCTTATAGATAGCTACAGTTAACAGTCTCGTGGTGCTGGAAAGCAATGAAAACCTCACAGTACCTGAACAGTAATCCTACCCCTAACCATATCCATCGGGTAAGTAGCAGACATGGCTATTATACCAGCACAAGCTCCAGCTCCAAGGCGCAAAACTGGAGTAAGCTGAGCATCCTCTGTGCAACATAGAAGTGATTCAGAAACTTTTATCAATTTCATATGACAATACAGTCAAACATGAAACcaattatttaatttctagATCATGCATGTAAGAAATAATTTTGCAGTACAAAGGGCATCCAATTTGCAAATGGTGATATCATTGTGAGTGAAACTTTTGAACTGTGTGTAATCTCTAAATGTCAATACATAGCAAATAACAAGTAATATGTGTTTCGAGGAGTTGCAAATGGTATCATGGAACTGAACATGCAAAACCATGTTTTGGGCATGGTATGGATGTATAGTGCATTGTGAACTGACCGAACTAGCAAAAGACGTGGTGATGAGTGCTGACATTGGGCACACAGAGGTGCTACTAGTGTTCTACCTATTTTCCCCAGTATATATGCAATCCTGAAAAACGTTAGGTTCTGTGACCTTTAGCTACATAATTGACGAGTTgatcaagaaagaagaagacaCTTTCAGGCTAAAGTagttgagaaaccaagttacaTAATGTTTTCAGCCTTAAACCATTGCAAGAATGACAGAGTTGGCAACAGATGAAAGACACGTATAAGGCCATAAGAAATGAAATTTTGTAGATGCCTACAAGACATTCAATAGAACTCCCAATTCATGCATTAGGGATGTTCTCGGTTCCTAAATCCATTGTTCTCAAAACATTCACAAAAGTGCAAATAGTGCTTAGAAGTAAGACTTAGGTAAAACCAAGCTCCTATGCAACAAGAGAATCTACCAACTGGGATCTGATAAAAACTAAGAAGATATACTTAGATCTGATAAAACAAGTTTCCTATATCATTGTCACAAATTTCAACTAAAGATTTGtataaaaaaatgtttttttaaaagaaactcTTTGAAATGACAGTACCCTATATCGTAGTTACTGACAGAACCTGTCAATATTGTCAGATACATTAGCCAAAATTTTACAAAGACAAGATCtcctctaattttttttctcacaaaaaaaggTGAAGACAGTAGAGCTGTCACTGGAAAGGCCTGTGCAATAACATGATGACAAATCTCCACTAGGAAATATACGAGTATGCAGGAAAACTAATTTGTTCAGTGACATAATGGCAGAAAAGGCATACCATCCCCAGTCTGTTGACGGTAAAACCACAAAATTCCCCTGTgaaaaaaagatagagaaaGGAAACAACGAATTAATATTGATTTGCATGACATTTAGAACATATGAACAGTGAAATAAAAAGAAAGTGCTTCTAACCAATTTCAGGACAAAATAGTTTGATCGTGCAGCAGAAAAAGGGTCTGCAAACTACAGATACCAGGTAGGTGGTGGCAGAACAGGAAAACGTAAGTCAAGAGTAATTGCAAACAAGACCATACTTTGATGCCTGCTCGTAGCTGAAAAATTTCACGGCAGAATTTGGAACAATCCTTGCACAATTGGTACCATTGCCCTTGAAAAGTCCACGGAGGCCCTCGGTTCTCCATATATACTTAAGACCTTGAACTGTACCATTGTATTTGATGCTGTGAGGATTTTGAACCTGCATAATCAGTGCAAGATGAGTGAGAGGTCAAATCCACGTAATTTAGACACACCCATCATATCTGTGCAAACTGCATGAACACACGGGCAACTTTAGCAACCTTTTAACTAGGGTTGAGCAACAAATGCAATCTCTTTAACTTAACATTATATCTCACAATGCTTCACTTTCCACAACCAGAGCAGTCTATGTGCACCAAAAGGGAATCATTCTCAAAAAAGCTACACAAAGAAGGCAAGCTACTTTACTTGCATTAATAATAAAAA
This genomic interval carries:
- the LOC133884960 gene encoding uncharacterized protein LOC133884960, whose product is MEQLRQVGEALGGIHALMAFSDDLRINPRQCRLLADACALAFAAVAAEVRAHLRFDERMTKWKPLESPLRELHRAVRDAEGYVRHCLEPRDWWARAAAATHGAECVEQHLHNLLWCVAVVLEAVEVASEVTGSDPDELARRRLLFAKDYDRDMLEPRLFQQKLGGRYLATHELDARMDMAWKEDRWLLSQLLEERKSLASPEPLTRHEHRLADLLAAPRGKVHAASVLLQGDFHVRRRLVGNLKEVQWMGEAFAVKHFVGADADAVGSEVTLLTSVAHPNVAHCRYCFHDEDKREFFLVMDQLMTKDLGSYVKEVNSAKRRIPFPLIVAVDVMLQIARGMEYLHSKKIYHGELIPSNVLVKTRHADAHLHVKVAGFGQSKVTATSPRPSPRASANANANNANVNPCIWYAPEVLEQEGSGQPSAKCTEKADVYSFAMICFELLTGKIPFEDNHLQGEHMGKNILAGERPLFPFQSPKYLTSLTKRCWHADPAQRPAFASICRVLRYVKRFLVMNPADQGQPNAPAPTPPFDYLDIEANLLRRFPAWQGNAAPRVSDVPFQMYAYRVMEKEKTRAILQINRDKASDSSSDGNSLCGDDSGIGFGTMSPDADALSVSSRSTTRSLPDRTSSRKASPGKLDGKVTSRLAGKLPVHVAPSLHFHGPPQKSKSMGVVRPPQIARRTPRIKSDGHLNSAVVPPSRRRMSSGGHASDSEVA
- the LOC133884962 gene encoding mitochondrial adenine nucleotide transporter ADNT1-like, whose product is MASEDVVGKSRGDTAVTTIVNLAEEAKLAREGVKGPGHQVLTICKSLVAGGVAGGVSRTAVAPLERLKILLQVQNPHSIKYNGTVQGLKYIWRTEGLRGLFKGNGTNCARIVPNSAVKFFSYEQASKGILWFYRQQTGDEDAQLTPVLRLGAGACAGIIAMSATYPMDMVRGRITVQTDKSPYQYRGMFHALGTVYREEGFRALYRGWLPSVIGVVPYVGLNFAVYESLKDWILQTNLFGLANDNELHVVTRLGCGAVAGTIGQTVAYPLDVIRRRMQMVGWNHADSIITGQSKEALQYNGMIDAFRKTVRHEGFGALYKGLVPNSVKVVPSIAIAFVTYEVVKDVLGVEMRISD